From a single Pseudomonas serboccidentalis genomic region:
- a CDS encoding transposase: protein MGTMERYSKVGMQELDQRLSKIVEAARKKPVSVYRYGAPWVWIVSQDDWQGALKEVSSYIPPGHSLVLLRPQIDDLLDAHQGLLHDLNAEPGMLIPAQTVMHILLLQLLYSVPSEQQLYEQLNYNLLFRWFVGLGLNQKVWSFNVLSRDIATLLNEPRAVLLIQKIIGEVFCGALLQMPEFSLNFALLHTWLGRHSGAAHISN from the coding sequence ATGGGGACTATGGAACGCTACTCGAAAGTGGGCATGCAGGAGCTTGATCAGCGCCTGTCGAAGATCGTCGAAGCGGCGCGCAAGAAGCCGGTGTCGGTGTATCGCTACGGTGCGCCGTGGGTCTGGATCGTGTCGCAGGATGACTGGCAGGGCGCCTTGAAAGAGGTTTCCAGCTACATTCCGCCAGGCCACTCGCTGGTGTTGCTGCGCCCGCAGATCGACGATTTGCTCGACGCCCACCAAGGCCTTCTGCACGACCTCAATGCCGAGCCCGGCATGCTCATTCCCGCGCAAACGGTCATGCACATTCTGCTCCTGCAACTGCTGTATTCGGTGCCCAGCGAGCAGCAGTTATATGAACAGCTCAATTACAACCTGCTGTTCCGCTGGTTCGTCGGCCTCGGTCTGAACCAGAAAGTCTGGAGCTTCAACGTCCTCAGTCGCGACATCGCCACGCTGCTCAACGAGCCGCGTGCGGTGCTGCTCATTCAAAAAATCATCGGCGAAGTGTTCTGCGGTGCCTTGCTGCAAATGCCCGAGTTCTCCTTGAACTTCGCGCTGTTGCACACCTGGCTTGGCAGGCACAGCGGTGCCGCGCACATCAGCAATTAG